From one Mobula birostris isolate sMobBir1 chromosome 18, sMobBir1.hap1, whole genome shotgun sequence genomic stretch:
- the fbxl15 gene encoding F-box/LRR-repeat protein 15 isoform X3, with the protein METGESSRCQFLELPWEDVLVPHVLCHLPLCQLVCLQRVSKQFHTLIQVYLANCHSLDTSQCGAAIPQHAFCRILKDNTVLHHLIVHSCSDWLTDLELLPVIGQNHHLEKVDVTGCRGLSRRTLVALSLSCPNLQYLSLRQCDWVDPLSLRSLADRCSRLVSIDLTACKQLNDEAVCYLVRKCPKIKSLSLAVNANLSDSSVQEVAKLCTELEHLDLTGCLRLRNECIRTVAEYCKKLNSLKVKHCHNITEGSLEVLRKKGVDIDVQPPFQRALVLLQDVVGFAPYLNLQI; encoded by the exons ATGGAGACAGGTGAGAGCAGCAG GTGCCAGTTTCTGGAGTTGCCCTGGGAGGATGTTTTGGTTCCCCACGTACTCTGCCACCTGCCCCTGTGCCAACTAGTCTGCCTGCAGCGTGTCAGCAAACAGTTTCACACTCTAATTCAGGTCTACCTGGCAAACTGTCACAGTCTGGACACCTCCCAG TGCGGGGCTGCCATTCCTCAACATGCATTCTGCCGAATACTGAAAGATAACACAGTGCTGCACCACTTGATTGTTCACAGCTGCTCTGATTGGCTAACAGACCTCGAGCTCTTGCCAGTGATTGGTCAGAATCATCATTTGGAGAAGGTTGATGTGACGGGATGCCGCGGCTTGAGCAGGCGGACACTAGTGGCCTTGTCGCTAAGTTGTCCCAACTTGCAGTATCTTTCTCTCAGGCAGTGTGACTGGGTGGATCCCCTCTCCCTGCGAAGTCTGGCTGATCGTTGTAGTCGACTTGTGTCGATTGATCTTACTGCTTGTAAGCAACTGAATGATGAAGCAGTCTGCTACCTGGTGCGTAAGTGTCCAAAGATCAAGTCACTGTCCCTGGCAGTCAACGCAAACCTCAGTGATAGTTCTGTGCAAGAAGTGGCCAAACTATGCACTGAGCTCGAACACCTGGATTTGACTGGCTGTCTCCGCCTCAGGAATGAATGTATAAG GACTGTTGCAGAGTATTGCAAGAAACTCAACTCGCTGAAAGTGAAGCACTGTCATAACATCACTGAAGGAAGCTTAGAAGTTTTGCGTAAGAAGGGAGTAGACATTGACGTACAGCCTCCCTTCCAACGGGCACTGGTACTTCTGCAGGATGTTGTGGGCTTTGCACCATATCTCAACCTCCAGATTTGA
- the fbxl15 gene encoding F-box/LRR-repeat protein 15 isoform X1, with amino-acid sequence METGESSSRCQFLELPWEDVLVPHVLCHLPLCQLVCLQRVSKQFHTLIQVYLANCHSLDTSQCGAAIPQHAFCRILKDNTVLHHLIVHSCSDWLTDLELLPVIGQNHHLEKVDVTGCRGLSRRTLVALSLSCPNLQYLSLRQCDWVDPLSLRSLADRCSRLVSIDLTACKQLNDEAVCYLVRKCPKIKSLSLAVNANLSDSSVQEVAKLCTELEHLDLTGCLRLRNECIRTVAEYCKKLNSLKVKHCHNITEGSLEVLRKKGVDIDVQPPFQRALVLLQDVVGFAPYLNLQI; translated from the exons ATGGAGACAGGTGAGAGCAGCAG TAGGTGCCAGTTTCTGGAGTTGCCCTGGGAGGATGTTTTGGTTCCCCACGTACTCTGCCACCTGCCCCTGTGCCAACTAGTCTGCCTGCAGCGTGTCAGCAAACAGTTTCACACTCTAATTCAGGTCTACCTGGCAAACTGTCACAGTCTGGACACCTCCCAG TGCGGGGCTGCCATTCCTCAACATGCATTCTGCCGAATACTGAAAGATAACACAGTGCTGCACCACTTGATTGTTCACAGCTGCTCTGATTGGCTAACAGACCTCGAGCTCTTGCCAGTGATTGGTCAGAATCATCATTTGGAGAAGGTTGATGTGACGGGATGCCGCGGCTTGAGCAGGCGGACACTAGTGGCCTTGTCGCTAAGTTGTCCCAACTTGCAGTATCTTTCTCTCAGGCAGTGTGACTGGGTGGATCCCCTCTCCCTGCGAAGTCTGGCTGATCGTTGTAGTCGACTTGTGTCGATTGATCTTACTGCTTGTAAGCAACTGAATGATGAAGCAGTCTGCTACCTGGTGCGTAAGTGTCCAAAGATCAAGTCACTGTCCCTGGCAGTCAACGCAAACCTCAGTGATAGTTCTGTGCAAGAAGTGGCCAAACTATGCACTGAGCTCGAACACCTGGATTTGACTGGCTGTCTCCGCCTCAGGAATGAATGTATAAG GACTGTTGCAGAGTATTGCAAGAAACTCAACTCGCTGAAAGTGAAGCACTGTCATAACATCACTGAAGGAAGCTTAGAAGTTTTGCGTAAGAAGGGAGTAGACATTGACGTACAGCCTCCCTTCCAACGGGCACTGGTACTTCTGCAGGATGTTGTGGGCTTTGCACCATATCTCAACCTCCAGATTTGA
- the fbxl15 gene encoding F-box/LRR-repeat protein 15 isoform X2 has protein sequence MGWKEEGRCQFLELPWEDVLVPHVLCHLPLCQLVCLQRVSKQFHTLIQVYLANCHSLDTSQCGAAIPQHAFCRILKDNTVLHHLIVHSCSDWLTDLELLPVIGQNHHLEKVDVTGCRGLSRRTLVALSLSCPNLQYLSLRQCDWVDPLSLRSLADRCSRLVSIDLTACKQLNDEAVCYLVRKCPKIKSLSLAVNANLSDSSVQEVAKLCTELEHLDLTGCLRLRNECIRTVAEYCKKLNSLKVKHCHNITEGSLEVLRKKGVDIDVQPPFQRALVLLQDVVGFAPYLNLQI, from the exons ATGGGCTGGAAAGAGGAGGG TAGGTGCCAGTTTCTGGAGTTGCCCTGGGAGGATGTTTTGGTTCCCCACGTACTCTGCCACCTGCCCCTGTGCCAACTAGTCTGCCTGCAGCGTGTCAGCAAACAGTTTCACACTCTAATTCAGGTCTACCTGGCAAACTGTCACAGTCTGGACACCTCCCAG TGCGGGGCTGCCATTCCTCAACATGCATTCTGCCGAATACTGAAAGATAACACAGTGCTGCACCACTTGATTGTTCACAGCTGCTCTGATTGGCTAACAGACCTCGAGCTCTTGCCAGTGATTGGTCAGAATCATCATTTGGAGAAGGTTGATGTGACGGGATGCCGCGGCTTGAGCAGGCGGACACTAGTGGCCTTGTCGCTAAGTTGTCCCAACTTGCAGTATCTTTCTCTCAGGCAGTGTGACTGGGTGGATCCCCTCTCCCTGCGAAGTCTGGCTGATCGTTGTAGTCGACTTGTGTCGATTGATCTTACTGCTTGTAAGCAACTGAATGATGAAGCAGTCTGCTACCTGGTGCGTAAGTGTCCAAAGATCAAGTCACTGTCCCTGGCAGTCAACGCAAACCTCAGTGATAGTTCTGTGCAAGAAGTGGCCAAACTATGCACTGAGCTCGAACACCTGGATTTGACTGGCTGTCTCCGCCTCAGGAATGAATGTATAAG GACTGTTGCAGAGTATTGCAAGAAACTCAACTCGCTGAAAGTGAAGCACTGTCATAACATCACTGAAGGAAGCTTAGAAGTTTTGCGTAAGAAGGGAGTAGACATTGACGTACAGCCTCCCTTCCAACGGGCACTGGTACTTCTGCAGGATGTTGTGGGCTTTGCACCATATCTCAACCTCCAGATTTGA